One window from the genome of Thermaerobacter marianensis DSM 12885 encodes:
- a CDS encoding SPFH domain-containing protein encodes MKETRAWALPGIVGLVLALALGGAAVYLFIRGVSALESGAVPVLGHGGVDVTAGVLALIAAIIVASGMLIVQPNYSRSVVFLGRYLGTLREPGWWWTVPLTSQPAVSLRVRNFESEKIKVNDLRGNPIQIAAVVVWRVVDAARALFEVDKYEEFVKIQSETALRHIASQYPYDTFEDHSATSLRENTDIVSQALAQELQERLAVAGVEVLDARLTHLAYAPEIAHAMLQRQQAEAVVAARAKIVEGAVGMVQMALAELQRHGVVELDDERRAAMINNLMVAIVGERAAQPVINTGTLY; translated from the coding sequence ATGAAGGAGACCCGGGCGTGGGCGCTACCCGGCATCGTGGGACTGGTGCTGGCGCTGGCGCTGGGTGGGGCCGCGGTGTACCTGTTCATCCGCGGGGTGTCGGCGCTGGAGAGCGGTGCGGTGCCGGTGCTAGGCCACGGCGGCGTCGACGTGACGGCCGGTGTCCTCGCGCTGATCGCGGCCATCATCGTCGCGTCGGGCATGTTGATCGTCCAGCCCAACTACTCCCGGTCGGTGGTGTTCCTGGGCCGGTACCTGGGGACCCTGCGGGAGCCCGGCTGGTGGTGGACGGTGCCCTTGACCAGCCAGCCGGCCGTCTCCCTGCGGGTGCGCAACTTCGAGAGCGAGAAGATCAAGGTCAACGACCTGCGGGGGAACCCGATCCAGATCGCCGCCGTGGTGGTCTGGCGGGTGGTGGATGCGGCCCGCGCCCTGTTCGAGGTCGACAAGTACGAAGAGTTCGTCAAGATCCAGAGCGAGACGGCCCTGCGCCACATCGCCAGCCAGTACCCCTACGACACCTTCGAGGATCACAGCGCGACCTCGCTGCGCGAGAACACCGACATCGTGTCCCAGGCTCTGGCCCAGGAGCTGCAGGAGCGCCTGGCGGTGGCCGGGGTCGAGGTGCTGGACGCCCGCCTGACCCACCTGGCCTACGCGCCGGAGATCGCCCACGCCATGCTGCAACGGCAGCAGGCTGAGGCGGTGGTGGCGGCCCGGGCGAAGATCGTGGAAGGGGCCGTGGGCATGGTGCAGATGGCCCTGGCGGAACTGCAGCGCCACGGCGTGGTGGAACTGGACGACGAGCGCCGGGCCGCCATGATCAACAACCTGATGGTGGCCATCGTCGGGGAGCGGGCGGCGCAACCGGTGATCAACACCGGCACGCTGTACTGA